The Eurosta solidaginis isolate ZX-2024a chromosome 4, ASM4086904v1, whole genome shotgun sequence genome includes a window with the following:
- the Lcch3 gene encoding gamma-aminobutyric acid receptor subunit beta-like, giving the protein MMCKLKDSKNHSRSRIKFDERCGSESGRIRTRQITGCCTLILLVIFTLTHIPSARCKRKEMAAGRLENVTQTISKILQGYDIRLRPNFGGEPLHVGMDLTIASFDAISEVNMDYTITMYLNQYWRDERLAFNAYGPYYDDDTDDDGVNDILTLSGDFAEKIWVPDTFFANDKNSFLHDVTERNKLVRLGGDGAVTYGMRFTTTLACMMDLHYYPLDSQNCTVEIESYGYTVSDVVMYWKPTPVRGVMDAELPQFTIIGYGTNDRKERLATGIYQRLSLSFKLQRNIGYFIFQTYLPSILIVMLSWVSFWINHEATSARVALGITTVLTMTTISTGVRSSLPRISYVKAIDIYLVMCFVFVFAALLEYAAVNYTYWGKRAKKKTKKSKDGDGRKTGRGDKSETCSTADDIIELQDVRMSPIPSLRKGNYNSTIGAIGTETVDLAKFPPSFRITRNYGTNRTHLRYRGQRGKPRMLHALKRGASAIKATIPKIKDVNIIDKYSRMVFPISFMAFNLGYWLFYILE; this is encoded by the exons ATGATGTGTAAACTAAAAGACAGCAAAAACCATAGTAGAAGCAGAATAAAATTCGATGAACGCTGCGGAAGTGAGAGTGGCAGAATAAGAACACGACAAATAACTGGCTGTTGCACGCTAATACTTTTAGTCATATTCACACTGACGCACATTCCTAGCGCCAG ATGTAAACGAAAAGAAATGGCAGCTGGTCGACTAGAGAATGTAACACAAACAATTTCAAAAATCCTGCAAGGTTACGATATAAGATTGCGTCCGAACTTTGGAG GCGAACCATTACATGTGGGTATGGATCTCACTATTGCTAGCTTTGATGCTATATCTGAAGTTAACATG GACTATACCATAACCATGTATCTGAATCAATATTGGCGCGATGAGCGACTAGCTTTCAATGCGTACGGGCCATATTATGACGATGATACAGACGATGATGGCGTCAATGACATTTTGACGCTCTCTGGAGATTTCGCTGAAAAAATATGGGTACCAGATACATTCTTTGCGAATGATAAAAATAG TTTTTTACATGACGTAACCGAACGTAACAAGTTGGTGCGTTTAGGTGGTGATGGTGCTGTCACATATGGCATGCGTTTTACAACAACACTCGCCTGCATGATGGATTTGCATTATTATCCGTTGGATTCGCAAAACTGTACAGTTGAAATTGAAAGtt ATGGTTACACTGTCAGCGATGTGGTGATGTATTGGAAGCCGACGCCAGTACGTGGCGTTATGGATGCGGAGTTGCCACAGTTCACAATAATCGGTTATGGAACGAATGATCGTAAAGAGCGTTTAGCCACTGGAATTTATCAACGTCTCTCACTGTCATTCAAATTACAAAGGAATATTGgatattttatatttcaaacaTATCTGCCAAGTATATTGATTGTGATGCTATCATGGGTATCCTTCTGGATTAACCATGAAGCAACGAGTGCGCGTGTGGCCTTAG GCATAACCACCGTACTCACCATGACCACTATTAGCACCGGAGTGCGTAGTTCCTTGCCAAGGATATCATATGTCAAAGCAATTGACATTTATTTAGTTATGTGTTTCGTATTCGTTTTTGCTGCCTTACTTGAATATGCAGCTGTCAATTATACGTATTGGGGTAAGCGTGcaaagaagaaaacaaaaaagtcaaaaGATGGTGATGGAAGAAAAACGg GTAGAGGCGATAAATCCGAAACGTGTTCAACAGCTGATGATATCATCGAATTACAGGATGTGCGCATGAGTCCTATACCCTCATTGCGTAAAGGCAACTATAACAGTACGATCGGCGCTATAGGCACCGAAACTGTGGACTTGGCAAAGTTTCCACCAAGCTTTAGAATTACTCGCAATTATGGTACGAATCGTACACATTTGCGTTATAGAGGTCAAAGAG gcaaACCACGCATGCTCCATGCATTGAAACGTGGTGCATCCGCGATTAAAGCCACCATACCAAAAATCAAAGATGTCAATATAATAGACAAATATTCACGCATGGTGTTCCCGATTAGCTTTATGGCATTTAATCTAGGCTATTGGTTATTCTACATTTTGGAATGA